A region of Spongiibacter tropicus DSM 19543 DNA encodes the following proteins:
- a CDS encoding prepilin peptidase, translating to MAVVAEISLYSLLLLVAISDFRERRISNQLNLLIAVNAALLHLLDDGSSTVFIAVNLVLTAILFLPGYFTGNVGAGDIKLFCGLSLCWSPTFFLWTLGSGITLLLLFLGMLSLKKRVSRHSCSKVEKTNTKLLSRMPLGTAVFVGAIFTQWLTLLTSY from the coding sequence ATGGCCGTCGTAGCAGAAATCTCGCTGTACTCACTGCTGCTATTGGTTGCCATCTCAGATTTCAGGGAGCGCCGCATTTCGAATCAGCTTAACCTGCTGATAGCTGTAAATGCGGCCTTGCTGCATCTGTTGGATGACGGGAGTTCGACAGTTTTTATTGCGGTTAATTTAGTACTTACCGCAATTTTGTTCCTGCCCGGGTACTTCACGGGAAATGTGGGCGCAGGTGATATCAAGCTTTTTTGCGGCTTGTCGCTTTGCTGGTCACCGACGTTTTTCTTGTGGACCTTGGGATCTGGGATAACGCTGTTACTGCTGTTCTTAGGCATGCTATCGCTCAAAAAGCGGGTTAGCCGACACTCATGCAGCAAGGTAGAAAAGACAAACACAAAGCTATTGTCGCGAATGCCTTTGGGTACTGCCGTTTTCGTCGGCGCGATATTCACGCAATGGTTAACGCTATTGACAAGCTACTAG
- a CDS encoding Flp family type IVb pilin — MMLKLISKGITKFRKDEEGASAIEYAIMAAVLIVAIIAAVGLLDLQGIFTDINTSIDNA; from the coding sequence ATGATGTTGAAGCTTATTTCTAAAGGTATTACCAAGTTCCGCAAAGATGAAGAAGGCGCAAGCGCCATCGAGTACGCCATTATGGCGGCGGTACTTATCGTAGCGATCATCGCTGCTGTAGGTCTGCTCGACTTGCAAGGTATCTTCACAGACATTAACACGTCAATTGACAACGCCTGA
- a CDS encoding Spy/CpxP family protein refolding chaperone, which produces MSTVMVNMAKRAPFVLKDCVYMKKLIIALLLSCGVVQAQASEGLNSDGIQALADQLSLNEAQREKVNVLILRYAEQAAALQKESVALRQQMQALPLTELSRDTIKQLSQRAGSVAARHTGAVLQTQLEFYKVLNASQKAEYAELRKQGKAKSNK; this is translated from the coding sequence ATGAGCACTGTCATGGTCAACATGGCGAAAAGGGCTCCATTTGTTTTAAAGGACTGCGTTTATATGAAGAAGTTAATCATTGCCCTGTTACTTTCCTGCGGTGTTGTTCAGGCTCAGGCAAGCGAGGGACTCAATAGCGATGGTATCCAGGCATTGGCGGACCAGTTGTCGCTGAATGAGGCGCAGCGTGAAAAGGTGAATGTGCTCATTTTGCGTTACGCAGAGCAGGCGGCAGCCCTGCAGAAGGAAAGTGTGGCACTGCGCCAACAGATGCAGGCTCTCCCTTTGACTGAGCTTAGCCGGGATACGATCAAACAGCTTAGTCAGCGCGCTGGGTCCGTGGCGGCAAGACACACCGGTGCTGTGCTTCAGACCCAATTAGAGTTTTACAAAGTGCTCAATGCGTCTCAAAAGGCGGAATATGCTGAGTTGCGCAAGCAGGGGAAGGCTAAGAGCAACAAATAG
- a CDS encoding TadE/TadG family type IV pilus assembly protein: MSGTKVSAGRLQQMGAGLQQMRGVVAIEFALIFPVFFAIIYGIICYGTAFLMMQSFTYAAEDALRAALAAECAASTCTEAELKPVVTAQVQQSLDWLAASVISEAISADDFFACNAEMLCKVRLGAAPLLNGITLPLVGEIPDLPERLVGIASLRM; the protein is encoded by the coding sequence ATGTCAGGAACCAAAGTCTCCGCAGGGCGATTACAGCAAATGGGGGCCGGGCTACAACAAATGCGCGGTGTGGTAGCCATTGAATTCGCGCTGATCTTCCCCGTTTTTTTCGCCATTATCTACGGCATCATCTGCTACGGCACCGCATTTTTAATGATGCAAAGTTTCACCTATGCGGCGGAGGATGCTCTAAGGGCTGCATTGGCAGCCGAATGCGCCGCCTCAACATGCACTGAAGCTGAATTGAAGCCTGTCGTCACTGCGCAAGTGCAACAATCACTCGATTGGCTCGCCGCCTCAGTTATCAGCGAAGCCATTTCGGCTGACGACTTTTTTGCTTGTAATGCAGAAATGCTGTGTAAGGTCAGGTTGGGGGCCGCGCCATTACTTAACGGTATCACCCTCCCTCTTGTAGGCGAAATTCCAGACCTACCGGAAAGGCTGGTTGGCATTGCCAGCTTGCGCATGTGA
- the cpaB gene encoding Flp pilus assembly protein CpaB, translated as MQARTLKIIAALLIISAVVMGVIGYRISQEDAQRQVQRKSAATAADSYTYAQKLMIATRDIRKGEQLTEEDLMQVPYAITVEGSFNTPAELINRRSERDIFKGAVIRTTDFEDDSELATQIRPGHRAIAVKVDEVIGTGGFLKPGDYVDVIFNSRASKETNDKSMARRILRNIRLIAYGAEIEGESQMSPESDNKAANKDTGKRSRSAVLEVAIDDINILVLAEHNGDLRLSAIGEADVLALEEGEQLPEDAAEDKATLMRAVTGFKPAPPPKSVYVYNGDKVETIRVSQ; from the coding sequence ATGCAAGCAAGGACTCTGAAAATCATCGCGGCACTGCTTATCATCAGCGCAGTTGTTATGGGCGTTATTGGCTATCGCATCAGTCAGGAGGATGCACAGCGGCAAGTGCAACGTAAGTCAGCGGCAACGGCTGCCGATTCATACACTTACGCCCAAAAGCTAATGATCGCGACTCGGGACATCCGCAAAGGTGAGCAGCTCACCGAAGAAGATCTGATGCAGGTGCCCTACGCCATCACCGTCGAAGGCAGCTTCAACACCCCTGCCGAACTCATCAATCGACGCAGCGAGCGCGATATTTTCAAGGGCGCAGTCATACGCACGACAGACTTCGAGGACGATAGTGAACTCGCCACGCAAATTCGTCCGGGGCATCGCGCCATCGCAGTGAAAGTCGACGAAGTCATTGGTACCGGTGGCTTCCTCAAGCCCGGTGACTACGTTGATGTCATTTTCAACAGCCGGGCGAGCAAGGAAACCAACGACAAAAGTATGGCTCGGCGCATTCTGCGTAATATCCGCCTGATTGCCTACGGTGCAGAGATTGAAGGCGAAAGCCAGATGAGCCCCGAAAGCGATAACAAAGCGGCTAACAAGGATACCGGCAAGCGCAGTCGATCAGCGGTGCTCGAAGTGGCTATCGACGATATCAATATTCTCGTGTTGGCCGAGCACAATGGTGACCTTCGCCTGTCGGCAATCGGTGAAGCCGACGTCTTAGCGCTAGAAGAAGGCGAGCAACTTCCTGAGGATGCTGCCGAAGACAAAGCAACACTCATGCGCGCGGTTACCGGCTTCAAGCCTGCACCACCACCGAAATCTGTTTATGTATATAACGGCGACAAAGTTGAAACCATCCGGGTGAGCCAATAA
- a CDS encoding regulatory protein RecX, with protein sequence MLIRKKAMDLLARREHSFYELYRKLRVRYPDEGLEGLLEEAIQRLADEGLQSDERFAESYLRLRVGAGFGPQRIRMELRDRGIEDGLISRVVEHSGEDWLLRACEVYEKKFGNDPVNERRELAKRQRFLHYRGFSPELIRQVVDG encoded by the coding sequence GTGTTGATACGCAAGAAGGCGATGGATCTTTTAGCCCGTCGTGAGCACAGTTTTTATGAGCTGTATCGCAAACTGCGTGTTCGATATCCCGATGAAGGCCTTGAGGGCCTGCTGGAGGAGGCCATTCAGCGCCTGGCTGACGAGGGCTTGCAGTCTGATGAGCGATTTGCTGAAAGCTATCTTCGCCTGAGGGTTGGGGCAGGATTCGGGCCTCAGCGAATACGCATGGAGTTGCGTGACAGGGGGATAGAAGACGGTCTGATAAGTCGGGTTGTTGAACACAGCGGTGAAGATTGGCTGCTGCGGGCCTGTGAGGTTTATGAGAAAAAATTTGGCAATGATCCGGTGAATGAGCGCCGTGAACTGGCAAAGCGCCAGCGGTTTTTGCATTATCGTGGCTTTAGCCCGGAGTTGATCCGTCAGGTCGTGGACGGATGA